The following proteins are encoded in a genomic region of Zea mays cultivar B73 chromosome 9, Zm-B73-REFERENCE-NAM-5.0, whole genome shotgun sequence:
- the LOC103638524 gene encoding transcription factor SPEECHLESS, protein MAEALCDQLFSDIDGDLMRQHTSDTDDLLGILESWEDCVSGGVATTPCGAEVPQTTAADGAAKRRRQGCRDVDAVPAAPKRQKCSPVSSAASEDGAVNKTSHITVERNRRKQMNEHIAVLRSLMPCFYVKRGDQASIIGGVVDYIKELQQVLQSLEAKKQRKAYTEQVLSPRPPACCSPRPPLSPRPHMLPLKSTPPISPRPAVPISPRTPPAPSSPYKPCRLPPPGSSAYASPAMTTTREPTAATYLPSLDTIAADLCAYAANKNKQLQALAAAAGGDVVLPDVKVEFSGANLVVKTVSHRAPGQTVKVIAALEGRSLEILDAKINTINDTAVNSYTIKIGIKCELSAEELVQEIQEAFSS, encoded by the exons ATGGCGGAGGCACTGTGCGATCAGCTCTTCTCCGACATCGACGGCGACCTGATGCGGCAGCACACTTCCGATACCGACGACCTCTTGGGCATCCTCGAGTCGTGGGAGGATTGCGTCAGTGGCGGCGTTGCGACTACTCCCTGCGGCGCTGAGGTCCCGCAGACGACTGCAGCTGACGGTGCCGCAAAACGCCGGCGGCAAGGGTGCCGGGACGTCGACGCGGTGCCGGCAGCTCCAAAGAGGCAAAAGTGCTCGCCGGTGTCCTCGGCCGCGAGTGAAGATGGTGCGGTAAATAAGACCTCGCACATCACAGTGGAGCGCAACCGGAGGAAGCAAATGAACGAGCACATCGCCGTGCTTCGCTCGCTCATGCCCTGTTTCTACGTCAAGCGA GGAGACCAGGCATCCATCATTGGAGGGGTGGTGGACTACATCAAGGAGCTGCAGCAGGTGCTGCAGTCGCTGGAGGCCAAGAAGCAGCGCAAGGCCTACACCGAGCAGGTGCTCAGCCCACGGCCACCGGCGTGCTGCAGCCCGCGCCCTCCGCTCAGCCCACGCCCGCACATGCTGCCACTCAAGTCCACGCCGCCTATTAGCCCGCGGCCCGCCGTGCCGATCAGCCCGAGGACGCCGCCGGCACCCAGCAGCCCGTACAAACCCTGCAGGCTACCGCCACCGGGCTCGTCGGCCTACGCGTCCCCGGCGATGACGACAACCCGGGAGCCAACGGCAGCCACCTACCTGCCGTCACTGGACACCATTGCTGCCGACCTCTGCGCCTACGCCGCCAACAAAAACAAGCAGCTGcaggcgctggcagcagcggccggtGGTGACGTCGTCCTCCCGGACGTGAAGGTGGAGTTCTCAGGCGCCAACCTGGTGGTGAAGACGGTGTCGCACCGCGCGCCTGGGCAGACTGTCAAGGTCATCGCCGCGCTGGAGGGGCGGTCACTCGAGATCCTCGACGCCAAGATCAACACCATCAACGACACTGCAGTGAACTCCTACACTATCAAG ATTGGAATAAAGTGCGAGCTCAGCGCTGAAGAGCTGGTGCAAGAGATTCAGGAAGCGTTCTCGTCGTAA